The following proteins come from a genomic window of Malus sylvestris chromosome 4, drMalSylv7.2, whole genome shotgun sequence:
- the LOC126619178 gene encoding uncharacterized protein LOC126619178 isoform X2: MAAPFFSTPFQPYVYQSPQDAVTPFQILGGEAQLVQIMLKPDEKVIAKPGSMCFMSGSMELENVFVPENEGSMWQWIFGKTVSSIVFRNAGQSDGFVGIGAPYLARVLPIDLAMFGGEILCQPDAFLCSVNDVKVSNTLDQRARNVIPGPEIFLRQKLSGRGLAFILGGGSVVQKNLEVGEVLSVDVSCIAAVTATVNIQIKFSGTMRRALFGSDNLVTAVLTGPGIVFIQSLPFHRFSQRIARAVTSPNMRENPKFYVQIAIFFFLAYVVIVSSLILTDV, encoded by the exons AGTCCACAAGATGCCGTGACACCTTTTCAAATTTTGGGCGGTGAAGCTCAACTGGTTCAG ATAATGTTGAAGCCAGACGAAAAGGTTATAGCCAAACCTG GTTCAATGTGCTTCATGTCTGGGTCGATGGAATTGGAAAATGTTTTTGTTCCTGAAAATGAAGGAAGCATGTGGCAGTGGATTTTTGGGAAGACAGTCAGTAGCATAGTTTTTCGTAATGCTGGTCAAAGTGATGGATTTGTTGGAATTGGTGCACCTTATCTTGCTAGAGTTCTCCCG ATTGATTTGGCTATgtttggtggagagattttgtgcCAG CCAGATGCATTCCTTTGCTCTGTGAATGATGTTAAAGTCAGTAATACACTCGACCAAAGGGCACGTAATGTTATTCCTGGTCCAGAG ATATTTCTAAGACAGAAGCTGTCTGGCCGAGGTCTTGCATTTATCCTTGGAGGTGGATCTG TTGTACAGAAAAATCTTGAAGTGGGCGAGGTGTTATCTGTTGATGTGTCTTGTATAGCTGCCGTGACTGCAACAGTTAATATCCAAATCAAATTCAGTGGTACCATGAGAAGAGCACTGTTTGGT AGTGACAATCTGGTAACTGCTGTTCTAACTGGGCCAGGCATCGTCTTCATTCAGAGTTTACCTTTTCATCGATTTTCTCAGCGTATTGCTAG GGCTGTTACATCTCCAAACATGAGGGAAAATCCGAAGTTCTACGTGCAGATagccattttctttttcctggCATATGTTGTGATTGTATCTTCGTTAATCTTGACCGATGTATGA
- the LOC126619174 gene encoding cullin-1-like isoform X4, producing the protein MGYQVIEWDQGWDHVQQGIAKMNRIIQGSSEPQFTSEEYMSLYTTIYNMSIQQPPHNYSRQLYEKYQETIEEYISSTVLPPLMEKHDEFMLQEYVKNWVNYKVMFRWLSHFFCFFYDRGITRNQTSLPGPNEVVLNCFRNLVYPKVNANVRYYVLELMHKEREGEKIDRALLKNVINIYVEIEMGELDAYEKDFEEYMLIDTRKYYLHKASSWILEYSYTNYMLKAEECLRRERDRVSCYLLPSSQKKLIETVKHCLVVVHGSQLIQKKHSVSGCTLLTDENLEELSRKFIANLALEQRVFAEGSPFVRQAEDVAMIED; encoded by the exons ATGGGTTACCAAGTTATCGAGTGGGATCAAGGATGGGACCACGTACAGCAGGGGATCGCAAAGATGAACAGGATTATACAAGGATCATCAGAACCTCAGTTCACCTCAGAAGAATATATGAGCCTTTACACAACTATCTATAACATGTCTATTCAACAACCTCCTCATAATTATTCTCGGCAGCTCTATGAAAAGTATCAGGAGACAATTGAGGAATACATTTCTTCAACAGTGCTGCCGCCCCTAATGGAGAAGCATGATGAGTTTATGTTGCAGGAGTACGTCAAAAATTGGGTAAATTATAAAGTTATGTTTAGGTGGCTCTCacacttcttttgttttttttatgacCGTGGCATCACTCGGAATCAGACATCACTTCCTGGGCCGAATGAAGTTGTACTTAACTGCTTCCGTAATTTGGTTTATCCAAAG GTAAATGCTAATGTGAGATATTATGTACTTGAACTTATGCATAAAGAACGCGAGGGAGAGAAAATTGACAGAGCACTACTGAAGAATGTGataaatatatatgttgaaATTGAAATGGGAGAATTGGATGCGTATGAAAAGGACTTCGAAGAATACATGCTCATTGATACTCGCAAGTACTATTTGCATAAAGCATCAAGTTGGATTTTGGAGTACTCGTACACGAATTACATGTTGAAGGCAGAGGAATGCTTGAGAAGGGAGAGGGATAGAGTTTCTTGTTACCTGCTTCCGAGCAGTCAGAAGAAGCTAATAGAGACAGTGAAACATTGCTTGGTTGTGGTTCATGGAAGTCAATTGATTCAGAAGAAGCATTCTGTATCTGGATGTACTTTGCTCACGGATGAAAATCTGGAGGAGCTTTCTAGGAAATTTATTGCTAATTTGGCATTGGAACAGCGAGTCTTTGCTGAAGGTTCGCCCTTTGTTCGACAGGCAGAAGATGTAGCAATGATTGAGGATTGA
- the LOC126619175 gene encoding cyclin-dependent kinase F-4-like yields the protein MDKFWITKQLGGGSFGTVFEAQHQPTGEVVAVKYLRETFSSFEQCLNLPEVQSLSKLRHPNIVQLKDVIFENDSAFLVFEYMQSSLLDLMMKRRTKFTEEEVRSICFQMFQGLAYMHRNGYFHRDLKPANVLVKDGGRVVKIADLGSAKEIDSPPPYTDYVTTRPYRAPEVLLRSGLYGPKVDMWAMGAIIAEMFSFRPLFPGESADDQMFKICSVIGSPTWESWPEGQLLAQNLNYQFPTIGGVGLSAMIPSASRSAIQLISSLCSWDPSARPTAAEALRHPFFVGNHKIPRAIPLRQSNILPASNSLIFA from the coding sequence ATGGACAAGTTTTGGATTACTAAGCAACTAGGCGGTGGTTCTTTCGGAACGGTATTTGAGGCGCAGCACCAACCGACGGGTGAAGTCGTTGCAGTCAAGTATCTGAGGGAGACATTCAGTTCCTTTGAGCAGTGCCTAAACCTACCGGAAGTTCAGTCCCTTTCCAAGCTCAGGCACCCCAACATTGTCCAGTTGAAGGATGTCATCTTCGAAAACGATTCTGCATTCCTTGTCTTTGAGTATATGCAGAGCAGTCTGCTTGATCTTATGATGAAAAGGCGAACCAAATTCACCGAGGAAGAAGTTAGAAGCATCTGCTTTCAGATGTTTCAGGGCCTGGCTTATATGCACAGAAACGGCTATTTCCACCGTGATTTGAAGCCCGCTAATGTGTTGGTTAAGGATGGTGGGCGTGTGGTCAAGATTGCAGATTTGGGTTCGGCTAAGGAGATTGATTCACCTCCTCCCTATACAGACTACGTCACTACTCGTCCGTATCGTGCTCCTGAGGTGTTGCTTCGGTCAGGCTTGTATGGTCCTAAGGTCGATATGTGGGCAATGGGTGCCATCATAGCGGAGATGTTTTCATTCCGGCCTCTATTTCCCGGTGAAAGTGCTGATGATCAGATGTTCAAGATTTGCAGTGTTATAGGCAGTCCCACTTGGGAGTCATGGCCAGAGGGACAGCTTCTTGCCCAAAACTTGAACTATCAGTTTCCAACAATTGGCGGGGTTGGTCTATCTGCGATGATTCCTTCTGCAAGCAGATCTGCCATCCAGCtgatttcttccctttgttcttGGGACCCTTCCGCGAGGCCTACTGCTGCTGAGGCACTACGGCATCCTTTCTTCGTTGGCAACCACAAGATTCCACGAGCCATCCCTTTGAGACAAAGCAATATCCTGCCTGCATCAAATTCTCTTATTTTCGCCTAG
- the LOC126619174 gene encoding cullin-1-like isoform X3 — protein sequence MGYQVIEWDQGWDHVQQGIAKMNRIIQGSSEPQFTSEEYMSLYTTIYNMSIQQPPHNYSRQLYEKYQETIEEYISSTVLPPLMEKHDEFMLQEYVKNWVNYKVMFRWLSHFFCFFYDRGITRNQTSLPGPNEVVLNCFRNLVYPKVNANVRYYVLGLMHKEREGEKIDRALLKNVINIYVEIEMGELDAYEKDFEEYMLIDTRKYYLHKASSWILEYSYMDYMLKAEECLRRERDRVSCYLLPSSQKKLIETVKHCLVVVHGSQLIQKKHSVSGCTLLTDENLEELSRKFIANLALEQRVFAEGSPFVRQAEDVAMIED from the exons ATGGGTTACCAAGTTATCGAGTGGGATCAAGGATGGGACCACGTACAGCAGGGGATCGCAAAGATGAACAGGATTATACAAGGATCATCAGAACCTCAGTTCACCTCAGAAGAATATATGAGCCTTTACACAACTATCTATAACATGTCTATTCAACAACCTCCTCATAATTATTCTCGGCAGCTCTATGAAAAGTATCAGGAGACAATTGAGGAATACATTTCTTCAACAGTGCTGCCGCCCCTAATGGAGAAGCATGATGAGTTTATGTTGCAGGAGTACGTCAAAAATTGGGTAAATTATAAAGTTATGTTTAGGTGGCTCTCacacttcttttgttttttttatgacCGTGGCATCACTCGGAATCAGACATCACTTCCTGGGCCGAATGAAGTTGTACTTAACTGCTTCCGTAATTTGGTTTATCCAAAGGTAAATGCTAATGTGAGATATTATGTACTTGGACTTATGCATAAAGAACGCGAGGGAGAGAAAATTGACAGAGCACTACTGAAGAATGTGataaatatatatgttgaaATTGAAATGGGAGAATTGGATGCGTATGAAAAGGACTTCGAAGAATACATGCTCATTGATACTCGCAAGTACTATTTGCATAAAGCGTCAAGTTGGATTTTGGAGTACTCGTACATGGATTACATGTTGAAG GCAGAGGAATGCTTGAGAAGGGAGAGGGATAGAGTTTCTTGTTACCTGCTTCCGAGCAGTCAGAAGAAGCTAATAGAGACAGTGAAACATTGCTTGGTTGTGGTTCATGGAAGTCAATTGATTCAGAAGAAGCATTCTGTATCTGGATGTACTTTGCTCACGGATGAAAATCTGGAGGAGCTTTCTAGGAAATTTATTGCTAATTTGGCATTGGAACAGCGAGTCTTTGCTGAAGGTTCGCCCTTTGTTCGACAGGCAGAAGATGTAGCAATGATTGAGGATTGA
- the LOC126619174 gene encoding cullin-1-like isoform X1: MGYQVIEWDQGWDHVQQGIAKMNRIIQGSSEPQFTSEEYMSLYTTIYNMSIQQPPHNYSRQLYEKYQETIEEYISSTVLPPLMEKHDEFMLQEYVKNWVNYKVMFRWLSHFFCFFYDRGITRNQTSLPGPNEVVLNCFRNLVYPKVNANVRYYVLGLMHKEREGEKIDRALLKNVINIYVEIEMGELDAYEKDFEEYMLIDTRKYYLHKASSWILEYSYMDYMLKVEECLRRERDRVSCYLLPSSQKKLMETVKHCLVVVHGSQLIQKKHSVSGCTLLTDENLDELSRKFIANLALEQRVSAEGSPFVRHAEDVAMIED, translated from the coding sequence ATGGGTTACCAAGTTATCGAGTGGGATCAAGGATGGGACCACGTACAGCAGGGGATCGCAAAGATGAACAGGATTATACAAGGATCATCAGAACCTCAGTTCACCTCAGAAGAATATATGAGCCTTTACACAACTATCTATAACATGTCTATTCAACAACCTCCTCATAATTATTCTCGGCAGCTCTATGAAAAGTATCAGGAGACAATTGAGGAATACATTTCTTCAACAGTGCTGCCGCCCCTAATGGAGAAGCATGATGAGTTTATGTTGCAGGAGTACGTCAAAAATTGGGTAAATTATAAAGTTATGTTTAGGTGGCTCTCacacttcttttgttttttttatgacCGTGGCATCACTCGGAATCAGACATCACTTCCTGGGCCGAATGAAGTTGTACTTAACTGCTTCCGTAATTTGGTTTATCCAAAGGTAAATGCTAATGTGAGATATTATGTACTTGGACTTATGCATAAAGAACGCGAGGGAGAGAAAATTGACAGAGCACTACTGAAGAATGTGataaatatatatgttgaaATTGAAATGGGAGAATTGGATGCGTATGAAAAGGACTTCGAAGAATACATGCTCATTGATACTCGCAAGTACTATTTGCATAAAGCGTCAAGTTGGATTTTGGAGTACTCGTACATGGATTACATGTTGAAGGTAGAGGAATGCTTGAGAAGGGAGAGGGATAGAGTTTCTTGTTACCTGCTTCCGAGCAGTCAGAAGAAGCTAATGGAGACAGTGAAACATTGCTTGGTGGTGGTTCATGGAAGTCAATTGATTCAGAAGAAGCATTCTGTATCTGGATGTACTTTGCTCACGGATGAAAATCTGGATGAGCTTTCTAGGAAATTTATTGCTAATTTGGCATTGGAACAGCGAGTCTCTGCTGAAGGTTCGCCCTTTGTTCGACACGCAGAAGATGTAGCAATGATTGAGGATTGA
- the LOC126619174 gene encoding cullin-1-like isoform X2, which translates to MGYQVIEWDQGWDHVQQGIAKMNRIIQGSSEPQFTSEEYMSLYTTIYNMSIQQPPHNYSRQLYEKYQETIEEYISSTVLPPLMEKHDEFMLQEYVKNWVNYKVMFRWLSHFFCFFYDRGITRNQTSLPGPNEVVLNCFRNLVYPKVNANVRYYVLGLMHKEREGEKIDRALLKNVINIYVEIEMGELDAYEKDFEEYMLIDTRKYYLHKASSWILEYSYMDYMLKVEECLRRERDRVSCYLLPSSQKKLMETVKHCLVVVHGSQLIQKKHSVSGCTLLTDENLDELSRKFIANLALEQRVSAEGSPFVRQAEDVAMIED; encoded by the exons ATGGGTTACCAAGTTATCGAGTGGGATCAAGGATGGGACCACGTACAGCAGGGGATCGCAAAGATGAACAGGATTATACAAGGATCATCAGAACCTCAGTTCACCTCAGAAGAATATATGAGCCTTTACACAACTATCTATAACATGTCTATTCAACAACCTCCTCATAATTATTCTCGGCAGCTCTATGAAAAGTATCAGGAGACAATTGAGGAATACATTTCTTCAACAGTGCTGCCGCCCCTAATGGAGAAGCATGATGAGTTTATGTTGCAGGAGTACGTCAAAAATTGGGTAAATTATAAAGTTATGTTTAGGTGGCTCTCacacttcttttgttttttttatgacCGTGGCATCACTCGGAATCAGACATCACTTCCTGGGCCGAATGAAGTTGTACTTAACTGCTTCCGTAATTTGGTTTATCCAAAGGTAAATGCTAATGTGAGATATTATGTACTTGGACTTATGCATAAAGAACGCGAGGGAGAGAAAATTGACAGAGCACTACTGAAGAATGTGataaatatatatgttgaaATTGAAATGGGAGAATTGGATGCGTATGAAAAGGACTTCGAAGAATACATGCTCATTGATACTCGCAAGTACTATTTGCATAAAGCGTCAAGTTGGATTTTGGAGTACTCGTACATGGATTACATGTTGAAGGTAGAGGAATGCTTGAGAAGGGAGAGGGATAGAGTTTCTTGTTACCTGCTTCCGAGCAGTCAGAAGAAGCTAATGGAGACAGTGAAACATTGCTTGGTGGTGGTTCATGGAAGTCAATTGATTCAGAAGAAGCATTCTGTATCTGGATGTACTTTGCTCACGGATGAAAATCTGGATGAGCTTTCTAGGAAATTTATTGCTAATTTGGCATTGGAACAGCGAGTCTCTGCTGAAG GTTCGCCCTTTGTTCGACAGGCAGAAGATGTAGCAATGATTGAGGATTGA
- the LOC126619178 gene encoding uncharacterized protein LOC126619178 isoform X1, with product MAAPFFSTPFQPYVYQSPQDAVTPFQILGGEAQLVQIMLKPDEKVIAKPGSMCFMSGSMELENVFVPENEGSMWQWIFGKTVSSIVFRNAGQSDGFVGIGAPYLARVLPIDLAMFGGEILCQPDAFLCSVNDVKVSNTLDQRARNVIPGPEIFLRQKLSGRGLAFILGGGSVVQKNLEVGEVLSVDVSCIAAVTATVNIQIKFSGTMRRALFGLTKSQSDNLVTAVLTGPGIVFIQSLPFHRFSQRIARAVTSPNMRENPKFYVQIAIFFFLAYVVIVSSLILTDV from the exons AGTCCACAAGATGCCGTGACACCTTTTCAAATTTTGGGCGGTGAAGCTCAACTGGTTCAG ATAATGTTGAAGCCAGACGAAAAGGTTATAGCCAAACCTG GTTCAATGTGCTTCATGTCTGGGTCGATGGAATTGGAAAATGTTTTTGTTCCTGAAAATGAAGGAAGCATGTGGCAGTGGATTTTTGGGAAGACAGTCAGTAGCATAGTTTTTCGTAATGCTGGTCAAAGTGATGGATTTGTTGGAATTGGTGCACCTTATCTTGCTAGAGTTCTCCCG ATTGATTTGGCTATgtttggtggagagattttgtgcCAG CCAGATGCATTCCTTTGCTCTGTGAATGATGTTAAAGTCAGTAATACACTCGACCAAAGGGCACGTAATGTTATTCCTGGTCCAGAG ATATTTCTAAGACAGAAGCTGTCTGGCCGAGGTCTTGCATTTATCCTTGGAGGTGGATCTG TTGTACAGAAAAATCTTGAAGTGGGCGAGGTGTTATCTGTTGATGTGTCTTGTATAGCTGCCGTGACTGCAACAGTTAATATCCAAATCAAATTCAGTGGTACCATGAGAAGAGCACTGTTTGGT TTGACCAAATCACAGAGTGACAATCTGGTAACTGCTGTTCTAACTGGGCCAGGCATCGTCTTCATTCAGAGTTTACCTTTTCATCGATTTTCTCAGCGTATTGCTAG GGCTGTTACATCTCCAAACATGAGGGAAAATCCGAAGTTCTACGTGCAGATagccattttctttttcctggCATATGTTGTGATTGTATCTTCGTTAATCTTGACCGATGTATGA
- the LOC126619177 gene encoding cyclin-dependent kinase F-4-like: MDKFWITKQLGGGSFGTVVEAQHRPTGEVVAVKYLRETFSSFEQCLSLPEVQSLSKLRHPNIVQLKDVIFENDSAFLVFEYMQSSLLDLMMKRRTKFTDEEVRSICFQMFQGLAYMHRNGYFHRDLKPANVLVKDGARVVKIADLGSAKEIDSPPPYTDYVTTRPYRAPEVFLRSGMYGPKVDMWAMGAIIAELFSFWPLFPGESADDQMFKICSVIGSPTWESWPEGQLLAQNLNYQFPKIGGVGLSAMIPSASRSAIQLISSLCSWDPSARPTAAEALRHPFFVGNYKIPRAIPLRQSNILPASNSLIFA, translated from the coding sequence ATGGACAAGTTTTGGATTACTAAGCAACTAGGCGGTGGTTCTTTCGGAACGGTAGTTGAGGCGCAGCACCGACCGACGGGTGAAGTCGTTGCAGTCAAGTATCTGAGGGAGACATTCAGTTCCTTTGAGCAGTGCCTAAGCCTACCGGAAGTTCAGTCCCTTTCCAAGCTCAGGCACCCCAACATTGTCCAGTTGAAGGATGTCATCTTCGAAAACGATTCTGCATTCCTTGTCTTTGAGTATATGCAGAGCAGTCTGCTTGATCTTATGATGAAAAGGCGAACCAAATTCACCGACGAAGAAGTTAGAAGCATCTGCTTTCAGATGTTTCAGGGCCTGGCTTATATGCACAGAAACGGCTATTTCCACCGTGATTTGAAGCCCGCTAATGTGTTGGTTAAGGATGGTGCGCGTGTGGTCAAGATTGCAGATTTGGGTTCGGCTAAGGAGATTGATTCACCTCCTCCCTATACAGACTACGTAACTACTCGTCCGTATCGTGCTCCTGAGGTGTTTCTTCGGTCAGGCATGTATGGTCCTAAGGTCGATATGTGGGCAATGGGCGCCATCATAGCGGAGCTGTTTTCATTCTGGCCTCTATTTCCCGGTGAAAGTGCTGATGATCAGATGTTCAAGATTTGCAGTGTTATAGGCAGTCCCACTTGGGAGTCATGGCCAGAGGGACAGCTTCTTGCCCAAAACTTGAACTATCAGTTTCCAAAAATTGGCGGGGTTGGTCTATCTGCGATGATTCCTTCTGCAAGCAGATCTGCCATCCAGCtgatttcttccctttgttcttGGGACCCTTCCGCGAGGCCTACTGCTGCTGAGGCACTACGGCATCCTTTCTTCGTTGGCAACTACAAGATTCCACGAGCCATCCCTTTGAGACAAAGCAATATCCTGCCTGCATCAAACTCTCTTATTTTCGCCTAG